A window of Xiphophorus hellerii strain 12219 chromosome 7, Xiphophorus_hellerii-4.1, whole genome shotgun sequence contains these coding sequences:
- the LOC116723659 gene encoding cell surface glycoprotein CD200 receptor 5-like, translating to MHKLWIYVVIFLLSEEGFLTQGTTNSNIIVNTTTSPMKVYANRKEVFNLGSDARLICSNRTQTKAIFVIWDIELKDKTCNISFSNEGLNINTCNDGKSIQNSTDQSFLHIPNFSASDVGAYRCESAYTGGNENYKIAVGVTAPPAVSGWLERRDKKIVAVCRAEKGNPAANISWSIRLYHSVTQQNDPDGFVTVESRLEIPQHIDAKYLTCNIRHQFWEREKILMPKFREFQQWIRIVVVFIIIILGLLIFALKKRRCLQ from the exons ATGCACAAATTGTGGATTTATGTTGTGATATTTCTTTTGTCCGAGGAAGGGTTTCTAACTCAAG gaACTACTAACTCAAATATCATTGTGAACACAACTACTTCACCTATGAAAGTTTATG ctAACAGAAAGGAAGTCTTCAATCTTGGGAGCGATGCTAGACTCATCTGCAGCAACAGGACTCAGACTAAGGCAATTTTTGTTATCTGGGACATTGAACTGAAAGACAAAACCTGTAACATCTCCTTTAGCAACGAGGGTCTAAACATTAACACCTGCAATGATGGAAAATCAATACAAAACTCAACCGATCAGTCGTTCCTGCACATCCCAAACTTTTCAGCCAGTGATGTTGGAGCTTACAGGTGTGAATCAGCTTACACAGGAGGAAATGAAAATTATAAGATTGCAGTGGGTGTCACAG CTCCTCCTGCTGTATCTGGCTGGTTAGAGCGAAGGGACAAGAAGATAGTGGCTGTGTGCAGAGCTGAAAAAGGGAATCCTGCTGCCAACATCAGCTGGAGTATCAGATTATATCACTCAGTGACACAGCAGAATGACCCAGATGGATTTGTAACTGTAGAGAGTCGGTTGGAGATCCCTCAACACATTGATGCAAAATACTTGACCTGCAATATCCGGCACCAGTTTTGGGAGCGGGAGAAGATTCTAATGCCAAAATTCAGAG AGTTCCAGCAGTGGATACGTATTGTTGTGGTTTTCATCATAATTATTTTAGGATTATTGATTTTTGCTCTAAAAAAACG GAGATGTCTGCAGTGA
- the LOC116723658 gene encoding uncharacterized protein LOC116723658 codes for MRTKRVCRTWIYTVVISVFEAWSQDAVNRDVAFNLGTNINLTCTNKTRADIVFIIWEMHLKNKTCKISFVNYDKGIDSCKDGKSLQKTSTGQLYLHVPNVSADDVGLYKCESVYHGGNENYDIKVAVTAPPVLSAWLEQKGNKMVALCRAERGTPVANLSWSYGGSSEPAVKTQLDPDGFVTVESHLELLEDIGPEELTCIVQHRFWDQEKILVPKLREANSPLLWIRVTLVIILTLAGVFLLALKKWPSNEPSLDPGALNQGEN; via the exons atgCGAACAAAGAGGGTGTGCAGGACATGGATTTATACTGTGGTCATCTCCGTGTTTGAAGCATGGTCTCAAGATGCAG ttaACAGAGATGTTGCTTTCAATCTTGGGACCAACATTAACCTGACCTGCACTAACAAGACGAGGGCTGACATTGTATTTATAATCTGGGAGATGcacttgaaaaacaaaacctgtaaGATCTCCTTTGTAAATTACGACAAAGGTATTGACTCTTGCAAAGATGGAAAATCTCTCCAAAAGACTTCCACTGGTCAGTTGTATCTGCACGTCCCAAACGTTTCAGCTGATGATGTTGGACTCTACAAGTGCGAGTCGGTTTACCATGGAGGAAATGAAAACTATGACATCAAAGTGGCTGTGACAG CTCCTCCTGTTTTATCTGCCTGGTTGGAGCAGAAGGGCAACAAAATGGTGGCGCTGTGCAGAGCTGAAAGAGGAACACCAGTTGCCAATTTAAGTTGGAGTTATGGAGGCAGCTCAGAGCCTGCAGTGAAAACTCAACTGGACCCAGATGGATTTGTAACAGTAGAGAGTCATCTGGAGCTCCTGGAAGACATCGGTCCAGAAGAACTGACCTGCATTGTCCAGCACCGTTTCTGGGATCAGGAAAAGATTCTGGTACCAAAACTAAGAGAAG CAAATTCGCCTCTATTGTGGATACGTGTTACTTTGGTGATCATCTTAACTTTAGCAGGAGTCTTTCTTTTAGCACTAAAGAAATG gccttctaacgagccatcattggatccaggtgcgttaaaccagggagagaactaa